The Nocardioides sp. S-1144 genome includes a region encoding these proteins:
- a CDS encoding VOC family protein, which produces MADHPVLMHTAIDAVDARGLAEFYRRLLGLHYRPGDEPVADAPEDDADWLVLLDAAGRRVLAVQRVDRLEPATWPSDDVPKQMHHDFRVPDVDALERHRRRAEELGATLRLDRTDDDEPLYVLADPAGHPFCLLVAGH; this is translated from the coding sequence GTGGCCGACCACCCCGTCCTGATGCACACCGCGATCGACGCGGTCGACGCCCGCGGGCTCGCGGAGTTCTACCGGCGCCTGCTCGGCCTGCACTACCGCCCGGGCGACGAGCCGGTCGCCGACGCGCCCGAGGACGACGCCGACTGGCTCGTGCTGCTCGACGCGGCCGGACGCCGGGTGCTCGCCGTGCAGCGCGTCGACCGGCTCGAGCCGGCCACCTGGCCCAGCGACGACGTCCCGAAGCAGATGCACCACGACTTCCGGGTCCCCGACGTCGACGCGCTCGAGCGGCACCGCCGCCGCGCCGAGGAGCTCGGCGCGACGCTGCGGCTCGACCGCACCGACGACGACGAGCCGCTCTACGTGCTGGCCGACCCGGCCGGGCACCCGTTCTGCCTGCTCGTCGCGGGGCACTGA
- a CDS encoding S8 family serine peptidase produces MTHRRRRRHTAGRTAALCGALLATLLVRPDGAATAAEAPAGPAPEAVLHLVTLQPDADQDDVLASLDLPDPVYRWHTALNGFAVRLDAAGAAELDALPDVVSVEADEVRAMTSAPALPPSGRFGDGPATGGSGVVIGLVDSGLEPDSPLFAQRSSARRPADFDGDCAVAGDWVAAECNGKVVAARWYVDGFGTDRLRAASTLSPRDSDGHGTQMASVAAGNPGVPVEVGGERLGEFGGMAPDASLAVYKACWSAPDPADDGCSTADVVTAVDDATRDGVDVLSLAVGGTGVLDTVERALLGATEAGVVVVAAAGNDGAGATAHASPWVTTVGGTTGEARRGRVLLPGVGAVGGAMLARTTVGPARVVRAVDVAAPGARRSEARYCTPGSLDAARVGGAVVVCDRGRVGRVDKSRAVALADGVAMVLLNRRAGSVDADVHSVPTVHLPVRHAGTLLRWLRTHPAGRVTLTSGGVVERRVRVAEFSASGAGSGVLKPDVVAPGTGVLTAVPGGEGWTFTTGTSVATAHTAGVAATLLGDGLRPAVVRSALVTSARPVPGTPVLRSGAGLVQPDRARRPGLAYLVPPQAYRSWLDGRRTDLNTPTLVLADGDRAARRTITNVTGRRLYFSSSARGFRRDVSVRPAAVRLGPGESVTFRVRVSGPGRSRLDDGVVVWRGASGTVTRLPVVITR; encoded by the coding sequence GTGACGCACCGACGACGGCGCCGGCACACCGCGGGGCGCACCGCCGCCCTGTGCGGCGCCCTCCTGGCGACGCTGCTCGTCCGGCCCGACGGCGCCGCGACCGCCGCCGAGGCACCCGCGGGACCCGCGCCCGAGGCAGTGCTGCACCTGGTCACGCTCCAGCCGGACGCCGACCAGGACGACGTCCTCGCCAGCCTCGACCTGCCCGACCCTGTCTACCGCTGGCACACCGCGTTGAACGGCTTCGCGGTCCGGCTCGACGCCGCGGGCGCCGCCGAGCTCGACGCCCTGCCCGACGTCGTCTCGGTCGAGGCCGACGAGGTGCGCGCGATGACGTCGGCGCCGGCGCTGCCCCCCTCGGGCCGGTTCGGCGACGGCCCGGCCACCGGCGGGTCGGGCGTCGTGATCGGCCTGGTCGACAGCGGCCTGGAACCCGACAGCCCGCTCTTCGCCCAGCGCAGCTCCGCGCGACGCCCCGCCGACTTCGACGGCGACTGCGCGGTGGCCGGCGACTGGGTCGCCGCCGAGTGCAACGGCAAGGTGGTCGCCGCGCGCTGGTACGTCGACGGGTTCGGCACCGACCGGCTCCGCGCCGCGAGCACCCTGTCGCCGCGCGACTCCGACGGCCACGGCACCCAGATGGCCTCGGTCGCCGCCGGCAACCCCGGCGTCCCGGTCGAGGTCGGGGGCGAGCGGCTCGGTGAGTTCGGCGGCATGGCCCCCGACGCGAGCCTGGCCGTCTACAAGGCCTGCTGGAGCGCGCCCGACCCCGCCGACGACGGCTGCTCGACCGCCGACGTGGTCACCGCCGTCGACGACGCCACCCGCGACGGCGTCGACGTCCTCAGCCTCGCCGTCGGCGGGACCGGGGTCCTCGACACCGTCGAGCGCGCCCTGCTCGGCGCCACCGAGGCCGGCGTCGTGGTGGTCGCCGCCGCCGGCAACGACGGCGCGGGCGCGACCGCCCACGCCTCCCCCTGGGTCACCACCGTCGGCGGCACCACCGGCGAGGCCCGGCGCGGCCGGGTGCTGCTCCCCGGCGTCGGGGCCGTCGGCGGTGCGATGCTCGCGCGGACGACGGTCGGCCCGGCCCGCGTCGTGCGCGCCGTCGACGTCGCCGCGCCCGGCGCCCGGCGCTCCGAGGCCCGCTACTGCACCCCCGGCAGCCTCGACGCCGCCCGCGTCGGCGGCGCCGTCGTGGTCTGCGACCGCGGCCGGGTCGGACGCGTCGACAAGTCCCGCGCTGTCGCGCTCGCCGACGGCGTCGCGATGGTGCTGCTCAACCGTCGCGCCGGGTCCGTCGACGCCGACGTCCACAGCGTGCCGACCGTGCACCTGCCGGTGCGCCACGCCGGCACCCTGCTGCGGTGGCTGCGCACCCACCCGGCCGGCCGCGTCACCCTGACGTCGGGCGGGGTCGTCGAGCGTCGGGTCAGGGTGGCCGAGTTCTCTGCCTCCGGCGCCGGCAGCGGCGTCCTCAAGCCGGACGTCGTGGCGCCCGGCACCGGCGTGCTCACCGCGGTCCCCGGCGGCGAGGGCTGGACCTTCACCACCGGCACCTCCGTCGCCACCGCCCACACCGCCGGCGTGGCCGCCACCCTGCTGGGCGACGGCCTGCGTCCCGCCGTGGTCCGCTCGGCCCTGGTCACCTCGGCCCGGCCCGTGCCCGGCACCCCGGTGCTGCGCAGCGGCGCCGGCCTCGTGCAGCCCGACCGGGCCCGCCGGCCCGGCCTGGCCTACCTCGTACCGCCGCAGGCCTACCGGTCCTGGCTCGACGGCCGGCGCACCGACCTGAACACCCCGACCCTCGTCCTCGCCGACGGCGACCGCGCCGCGCGCCGCACGATCACCAACGTCACCGGACGCCGGCTGTACTTCTCCTCCTCGGCGCGCGGGTTCCGACGCGACGTCAGCGTGCGCCCGGCCGCCGTCCGCCTCGGCCCGGGCGAGAGCGTCACCTTCCGGGTGCGCGTCTCCGGACCGGGCCGCAGCCGCCTCGACGACGGCGTCGTCGTCTGGCGCGGCGCGTCCGGCACGGTCACCCGCCTGCCCGTGGTGATCACCCGGTGA
- a CDS encoding AMP-binding protein, whose translation MESYARGETDQPLLDETIGANLARTVASWPDGEALVEVASGRRWTWTELARDVDAVARGLVAAGLAAGDRVGIWSPNCAEWTIAQYACADVGIVLVNVNPAYRTHELAYAVNQSGLRLLLAASAFKTSDYRSMVEAVRGDCPRLERTVFVDTDDWAALVAAGADVAEDTMAARRAGLAPSDPINIQYTSGTTGYPKGATLSHRNILNNGYFTTETIGLTHADRLCIPVPFYHCFGMVMANLGCTSHGATMVIPGPAFDPEVTLRAVEEERCTVLYGVPTMFIAMQGAASFGERDLSSLRSGIMAGSICPVEVMRRCIDDMHMAEVSIAYGMTETSPVSCQTRVDDDLDRRTTTIGRVHPHVEIKVVDPVSGETVERDTTGELCTRGYSVMTGYWDDPDKTAEAVDADGWMHTGDLAVMREDGYCVVVGRIKDMVIRGGENIYPREIEEFLYQHDDIEDVQVVGVPDARYGEELCAWIRMRPGAEPLDADAVRAFATDRLAHYKIPRYVLVVDEFPMTVTGKVRKVEMRERSTAELGLG comes from the coding sequence ATGGAGTCCTACGCCCGCGGGGAGACCGACCAGCCGCTGCTCGACGAGACCATCGGCGCCAACCTGGCGCGCACCGTCGCGTCCTGGCCGGACGGCGAGGCGCTGGTCGAGGTGGCCAGCGGCCGGCGCTGGACCTGGACCGAGCTGGCCCGCGACGTCGACGCCGTCGCCCGCGGCCTCGTCGCGGCCGGGCTGGCCGCCGGCGACCGGGTCGGGATCTGGTCGCCCAACTGCGCCGAGTGGACGATCGCCCAGTACGCCTGCGCCGACGTCGGGATCGTGCTGGTCAACGTCAACCCCGCCTACCGCACCCACGAGCTCGCCTACGCCGTCAACCAGAGCGGGCTGCGGCTGCTGCTGGCCGCCTCGGCGTTCAAGACCAGCGACTACCGCTCGATGGTCGAGGCCGTCCGCGGCGACTGCCCCCGGCTGGAGCGCACGGTCTTCGTCGACACCGACGACTGGGCCGCGCTGGTCGCGGCCGGCGCGGACGTCGCCGAGGACACGATGGCCGCGCGGCGGGCCGGGCTGGCGCCGTCCGACCCGATCAACATCCAGTACACCTCGGGCACGACCGGCTACCCCAAGGGCGCGACGCTGAGCCACCGCAACATCCTCAACAACGGCTACTTCACGACCGAGACGATCGGGCTGACCCACGCCGACCGGCTCTGCATCCCGGTGCCGTTCTACCACTGCTTCGGGATGGTGATGGCGAACCTCGGCTGCACCAGCCACGGCGCGACGATGGTGATCCCCGGGCCGGCCTTCGACCCCGAGGTGACCCTGCGCGCCGTGGAGGAGGAGCGGTGCACGGTGCTCTACGGCGTCCCGACGATGTTCATCGCGATGCAGGGCGCCGCGTCGTTCGGCGAGCGCGACCTGTCGTCGCTGCGCAGCGGGATCATGGCCGGCTCGATCTGCCCGGTCGAGGTGATGCGGCGCTGCATCGACGACATGCACATGGCGGAGGTCTCGATCGCCTACGGCATGACCGAGACCTCGCCGGTGTCGTGCCAGACCCGGGTCGACGACGACCTCGACCGGCGCACGACGACCATCGGGCGGGTCCACCCCCACGTCGAGATCAAGGTGGTCGACCCGGTGAGCGGCGAGACCGTCGAGCGCGACACCACCGGTGAGCTCTGCACCCGCGGCTACTCGGTGATGACCGGCTACTGGGACGACCCCGACAAGACCGCCGAGGCGGTCGACGCCGACGGCTGGATGCACACCGGCGACCTCGCGGTGATGCGCGAGGACGGCTACTGCGTGGTCGTCGGGCGGATCAAGGACATGGTCATCCGCGGCGGCGAGAACATCTACCCCCGCGAGATCGAGGAGTTCCTCTACCAGCACGACGACATCGAGGACGTCCAGGTCGTCGGCGTCCCCGACGCGAGGTACGGCGAGGAGCTCTGTGCCTGGATCCGGATGCGCCCGGGGGCCGAACCCCTCGACGCGGACGCCGTCCGCGCCTTCGCCACCGACCGCCTGGCGCACTACAAGATCCCGCGCTACGTCCTGGTCGTCGACGAGTTCCCGATGACCGTGACCGGCAAGGTCCGCAAGGTCGAGATGCGCGAGCGGTCCACCGCCGAGCTCGGGCTGGGCTGA
- the lepB gene encoding signal peptidase I, producing MPDDDEPRRPDLGKTEPAEPVATPAPEPTAAADPDDGGATAAERDTPKRRAPLWLETVVLLVVALVMALVIKTFLVQAFYIPSASMEPGLVKNDRILVQKVSYWFGGSPSRGDVIVFEDPGGWLTGPEIGPTTLLSKGLAKVGLYPTGGHLVKRVIGVPGDTVVCCDADGLLEVNGVALDEDEFIAPQQDCDGPMPYGQRGCQRGWEVTVPDDRLFVMGDNRAASADSSARLCGPKEQGCAPDRPFVPLDNVVGKVFSLVWPMDHVRFVGRPDVFDSVPDAP from the coding sequence GTGCCAGATGACGACGAGCCGCGCCGACCCGACCTCGGGAAGACCGAACCCGCCGAGCCCGTCGCGACGCCCGCGCCCGAGCCGACCGCCGCGGCCGACCCCGACGACGGCGGCGCCACCGCCGCCGAGCGCGACACCCCCAAGCGGCGCGCGCCGCTGTGGCTGGAGACGGTCGTGCTGCTCGTCGTCGCGCTCGTGATGGCGCTGGTCATCAAGACCTTCCTCGTGCAGGCCTTCTACATCCCCTCGGCCTCGATGGAGCCGGGCCTGGTGAAGAACGACCGGATCCTGGTGCAGAAGGTGTCGTACTGGTTCGGCGGCTCGCCCTCGCGGGGCGACGTCATCGTCTTCGAGGACCCGGGCGGGTGGCTGACGGGCCCCGAGATCGGCCCGACGACGCTGCTGTCGAAGGGGCTGGCCAAGGTCGGGCTCTACCCGACCGGCGGCCACCTGGTGAAGCGGGTCATCGGCGTGCCCGGTGACACGGTCGTGTGCTGCGACGCCGACGGCCTGCTCGAGGTCAACGGCGTCGCGCTCGACGAGGACGAGTTCATCGCGCCGCAGCAGGACTGCGACGGCCCGATGCCCTACGGCCAGCGCGGCTGCCAGCGGGGCTGGGAGGTCACGGTGCCCGACGACCGGCTGTTCGTGATGGGCGACAACCGGGCCGCCTCGGCGGACTCCTCGGCGCGGCTGTGCGGGCCGAAGGAGCAGGGCTGCGCCCCCGACCGGCCGTTCGTGCCGCTCGACAACGTCGTGGGCAAGGTGTTCTCGCTGGTCTGGCCGATGGACCACGTGCGCTTCGTCGGGCGTCCCGACGTCTTCGACTCGGTGCCCGACGCCCCGTAG
- a CDS encoding GNAT family N-acetyltransferase, translating to MTARPTAPSLPLRTERLVLRPALESDVEALVAYRGDPEVCRWLPFEPQDAGDVRERVAAWHRHLAADPAADQDADWALTLVADHEGVVVGDVMLRLKGGTQRSIAEVGYVFHPGHGGRGLATEAARAVTGLAFDHFGCHRVHANLDPRNAASARLCERLGMRHEAHLRRDWWDDGVGEWTDSAIYGLLREEWDAAR from the coding sequence GTGACCGCCCGGCCCACGGCGCCGTCGCTCCCGCTGCGCACCGAGCGGCTCGTCCTGCGGCCCGCGCTGGAGTCCGACGTCGAGGCGCTGGTGGCCTACCGCGGTGACCCCGAGGTGTGTCGCTGGCTGCCCTTCGAACCGCAGGACGCAGGCGACGTCCGCGAGCGGGTGGCGGCCTGGCACCGGCACCTGGCCGCCGACCCCGCCGCCGACCAGGACGCCGACTGGGCCCTCACGCTGGTCGCCGACCACGAGGGCGTCGTCGTCGGCGACGTGATGCTCCGGCTCAAGGGCGGCACGCAGCGCTCGATCGCCGAGGTCGGCTACGTCTTCCACCCCGGCCACGGCGGCAGGGGCCTGGCCACCGAGGCCGCCCGCGCCGTCACCGGCCTGGCCTTCGACCACTTCGGCTGCCACCGCGTCCACGCCAACCTCGACCCCCGCAACGCCGCCTCGGCCCGCCTGTGCGAGCGGCTCGGCATGCGCCACGAGGCGCACCTGCGCCGCGACTGGTGGGACGACGGCGTCGGCGAGTGGACCGACTCAGCGATCTACGGCCTGCTCCGCGAGGAGTGGGACGCCGCGCGCTGA